TGCTCTGGTAGCTCCAGCCGCAGGTCGCGTCCAGGGGAATGTTCTTGGTGCCGATGACGCGCTCGCCACGCCTGACGGTCACGCTGTAGCCCTGGCCCTGGCCCTCACCGCCGAAGCGGAAGGGTTCGCTGACCGTCTGCCCGTCGGTGATGCTGAGGGTGTAGTCCCGGTTGCAGGCCGCCGCGCTGGCGTTGGCATCCGCCGCCGCGACCGTGGCCGCCACCTGGCCCAGTTCGGTGCCGCCCGCACCCTGCACGGCGTAGGTGTGGCTGCCCGCGCTGGGGCTGGGCACGTTCAGGCTCCAGGTCCCGTCATCCGCCACGGTCACGTTCCCCAGGCTGGTCCCGTCTTCCAGCACCTGAAGGGTCTCCCCGGCCTGGCCCGTGCCGCGCAGAGTGAAGCCTCCGGCAGGAAGCTGGGCACCTTCGGCGGGTTCACTGATGGCGAAGGTGCCGGCCGCGCCGTCGGTGGCCGTGCCATTGGTGGCCGCGCCGTTCGTGTTGCTGCCATTTGTGCCAGAGCTGCCGGAGGCGGCCGCGTCCGTCACGTTGACCTTGAACTCGCTGCGGGTGCTGCTGTCTTTCCCGCTGATGGTGTAGGTATGCTCGCCGGGGGTGGGGGCAGGAATGGCGGCCTGCCAGTTGCCGTCGGTGCCGACGTTGGCGCTGGCGACCTGCTGGCCCTGGTCCTCGATGCTGAGGGTGTCGCCCGCCGGGGCCGTCCCACTCATCACGAAGTCCTCGGCGGGGAGGGCGGCACCCGCGACGGGGTTGGTCACGACGATGCTGTTTCCAGCCGTGCCGGTCGTGGTGGGAACGGCGACCGGCGTGGTCGGCTGGCGCTGAAGCAGCCAGCACCCGCCCAGCCCCAGCAGCAGGAGCAGCGGAATCAGCCACCAGGGAAACCCACCCCGGCGAGCAGGCGGAGCCGGGGAAACAGCTGCGGCGGGGGGTGGGGCCGCGGGCGTGGTGGGCGGGGCCGTCTCCACGCGGGGCGCGGGTGTTTCCGCGACCGCGACCGTCTCCACGGTCGTCACTGGCGGCGCGGCCTGGGCGGCCTGCGGGAGGGTCAGCAGGGCATTCAGGCTGGTCAGCCCCGGCGGCAGCAGCGTGGGGAGCAGTGGGCCGACGCCGCCCAGCAGGCTGCTCAGGCCGCCCGCAGTCAGGTTCCCGCTTCGTGCCCGGCCCGTCAGCAGCGCCAGCACCAGGGGGGCCATCAGGGCCAGCAGACGGCCCGCGCTGGTCCCCGAGCCGCCCAGCGCCGAGCCGAAGCGTCCCGTCACCGCGTCCACGTTGGGGAACAGCGAGCCGAGCAGGCCCCGACCCTGGCCCTCGACGCGGGCAGCCTCGGCCGCGTCCCCCAGCGGGGCCAGGTCGAGGAGGCCGTTCGCGTTCGTGAAGCGCCCGAAGGTGCCGCCACGGTTCAGCAGGTCGGCCGCGCCCGCCTCGGTCTGGCCCCGGTTGACCAGAGCACCCAGGACCACTGGCAGCGCCGCCTGGGCCGCCCGCGTGGCCGTTCCCCCGGTAAAGCCCGCCGCCCGGCCTACCTGCTCAGCGGCAGCGGAACCGAACTGGCCCTTCAGGAACTCGACCAGGCCCGCAGCAGTCAGCGCGCCACCTGCTGCTTCCGGCGCGGCATTCAGGTCAGGCAGGAGGCTGCCCAGGTTCTCCGCACTCA
Above is a genomic segment from Deinococcus carri containing:
- a CDS encoding DUF937 domain-containing protein yields the protein MNLLELLESYFGGAGAERLGREAGLNAAEAEQVLRQGLPLQLRALADQARTPQGQAQVTEAMQSLPAFASVEAALAEPEGAAHLQQAGELLTPALLGSQAGQIAGQVGGGLNADSVQRLLHMALPLLLSLLGQRGVSAENLGSLLPDLNAAPEAAGGALTAAGLVEFLKGQFGSAAAEQVGRAAGFTGGTATRAAQAALPVVLGALVNRGQTEAGAADLLNRGGTFGRFTNANGLLDLAPLGDAAEAARVEGQGRGLLGSLFPNVDAVTGRFGSALGGSGTSAGRLLALMAPLVLALLTGRARSGNLTAGGLSSLLGGVGPLLPTLLPPGLTSLNALLTLPQAAQAAPPVTTVETVAVAETPAPRVETAPPTTPAAPPPAAAVSPAPPARRGGFPWWLIPLLLLLGLGGCWLLQRQPTTPVAVPTTTGTAGNSIVVTNPVAGAALPAEDFVMSGTAPAGDTLSIEDQGQQVASANVGTDGNWQAAIPAPTPGEHTYTISGKDSSTRSEFKVNVTDAAASGSSGTNGSNTNGAATNGTATDGAAGTFAISEPAEGAQLPAGGFTLRGTGQAGETLQVLEDGTSLGNVTVADDGTWSLNVPSPSAGSHTYAVQGAGGTELGQVAATVAAADANASAAACNRDYTLSITDGQTVSEPFRFGGEGQGQGYSVTVRRGERVIGTKNIPLDATCGWSYQSRPGAGSVTYEVRPLGEAAAAPLSTVTLTVTR